One genomic region from Jiangella sp. DSM 45060 encodes:
- a CDS encoding Ig-like domain repeat protein, producing the protein MLQRLWADLTGRHPSTGRSGRRRVTPQGVVVAVLTTALMAAGLAPAAAALRGAPAPASSSVSGSSETAAAQTLTWTANNSVTAYASAPTTAVAGPTTIVFENSVATGNTSGMPHTLTFETGDPQYNQDVDLNLTANPFDPNGGRYEAEVTLTPGVYKFYCAFPGHGSMTGLLVVTGGTEDTTPPEVTATVTGDQNADGDYVGSATVTVNATDAGSGVDTIEYEIDDTGFKPYTGPVTVSEIGDHSVQYRATDNAGNTSPDGSVQFSVVEPEPDDTTPPDISAAVAGEQDDQGNYIGSATVTVTATDAESGVASVEYNLDNGGWQAYTAPVQVTAIGAHTLQYRATDNAGNVAPVESVPFTVVEPEPDDTTPPDISATVTGDQNADGDYVGSATVTVTATDAQSGVASVEYSLNGAAFAPYTAPVVVSSIGDHTVQYRATDNAGNVAPVEAVQFTVVEPEPDDTTPPEVAAAVAGEQNDQGDYVASATVTITATDAESGVESIAYALDGGSFQPYTAPVVVSAVGDHVVQYRATDNAGNTSPVESVAFTVVEPEPDDTTPPQTSATVTGDQNADGDFVGSATVTITASDAQSGVASIEYNLDGAGFTAYTTPLVVSALGDHTVQYRATDNAGNLAPVQSVAFTVVEPEPDDTTAPDVSAAVAGDQNPDGEYVGSATVTITATDAESGVESIAYALDGGSFQPYTAPVVVSAVGDHVVQYRATDNAGNTSPVESVAFTVVEPEPDDTTAPETSAAVTGSQNPDGDYIASATVTITASDAQSGVASIEYDLDGAGFTAYTAPVVVSAVGDHVVRYRATDNAGNVAPVESVSFTVVEVEPDDTTPPAVSGVVSGEQNADGAYVDSATVTVTATDAESGVASVVYSLDDGAFVPYTAPVVVGTVGEHTVRYRATDNAGNESEVGSVTFTVVERDGDACPDSDTRPTVVIGGLDSLVANVDRGDGCTVNDLIDDEGEWPNHGAFVRHVTEVANQLVTDGVITSRERGMLTRTAAASDVGTTPPAEAVAAKAAATAEPAEPSIEEALEHAGHH; encoded by the coding sequence ATGCTTCAACGACTCTGGGCGGACCTCACCGGCCGCCATCCTTCGACGGGCCGGTCCGGCCGCCGGCGGGTGACGCCCCAGGGCGTCGTCGTCGCGGTGCTGACCACGGCCCTCATGGCGGCCGGCCTGGCGCCGGCGGCGGCCGCGCTGCGCGGCGCACCGGCGCCCGCGTCGTCGTCCGTCTCCGGCAGCAGCGAGACGGCGGCCGCGCAGACCCTGACCTGGACCGCGAACAACAGCGTGACGGCGTACGCGTCGGCCCCGACCACGGCGGTCGCCGGGCCGACGACGATCGTCTTCGAGAACAGCGTGGCCACCGGCAACACCAGCGGCATGCCGCACACGCTGACGTTCGAGACCGGCGACCCGCAGTACAACCAGGACGTCGACCTCAACCTCACGGCGAACCCGTTCGACCCGAACGGCGGCCGGTACGAGGCCGAGGTCACCCTGACCCCGGGCGTGTACAAGTTCTACTGCGCATTCCCCGGCCACGGTTCGATGACCGGCCTGCTGGTCGTCACCGGCGGTACCGAGGACACCACCCCGCCTGAGGTGACGGCGACGGTGACCGGCGACCAGAACGCCGACGGCGACTACGTCGGCTCGGCCACGGTGACGGTGAACGCCACCGATGCCGGATCGGGCGTCGACACCATCGAGTACGAGATCGACGACACCGGGTTCAAGCCGTACACGGGCCCCGTCACCGTCTCCGAGATCGGCGACCACTCGGTGCAGTACCGGGCGACGGACAACGCCGGCAACACCTCACCGGACGGATCGGTGCAGTTCAGCGTCGTCGAGCCCGAGCCCGACGACACCACGCCACCGGACATCTCGGCGGCGGTCGCCGGCGAACAGGACGACCAGGGCAACTACATCGGGTCGGCGACGGTCACGGTGACGGCGACGGACGCGGAGTCCGGCGTCGCGTCGGTCGAGTACAACCTCGACAACGGCGGCTGGCAGGCGTACACCGCACCCGTGCAGGTGACGGCGATCGGCGCGCACACGCTGCAGTACCGGGCCACGGACAACGCCGGCAACGTCGCGCCGGTCGAGTCGGTGCCGTTCACCGTCGTCGAGCCGGAGCCCGACGACACCACCCCGCCGGACATCTCGGCGACGGTCACCGGCGACCAGAACGCCGACGGCGACTACGTCGGGTCCGCGACGGTCACCGTCACGGCGACGGACGCGCAGTCCGGCGTCGCGTCGGTGGAGTACAGCCTGAACGGCGCCGCGTTCGCCCCGTACACCGCGCCCGTCGTGGTGTCGTCGATCGGCGACCACACGGTGCAGTACCGGGCGACGGACAACGCGGGCAACGTCGCGCCCGTCGAGGCCGTCCAGTTCACCGTCGTCGAGCCGGAGCCCGACGACACCACCCCGCCGGAGGTCGCGGCGGCCGTCGCCGGCGAGCAGAACGACCAGGGCGACTACGTGGCGTCGGCGACGGTGACGATCACGGCGACCGACGCCGAGTCGGGCGTCGAGTCGATCGCGTACGCCCTGGACGGCGGCTCGTTCCAGCCGTACACGGCGCCGGTCGTGGTCTCGGCCGTCGGCGACCACGTCGTGCAGTACCGGGCCACGGACAACGCCGGCAACACCTCGCCGGTCGAGTCGGTGGCGTTCACCGTCGTCGAGCCGGAGCCCGACGACACCACCCCGCCGCAGACGTCGGCCACTGTCACCGGTGACCAGAACGCCGACGGCGATTTCGTGGGGTCGGCCACGGTGACGATCACCGCGTCGGACGCGCAGTCCGGCGTCGCGTCGATCGAGTACAACCTGGACGGCGCGGGCTTCACCGCCTACACGACGCCGCTGGTCGTCAGCGCGCTCGGCGACCACACCGTGCAGTACCGGGCCACGGACAACGCGGGCAACCTCGCGCCCGTGCAGTCGGTGGCCTTCACCGTCGTCGAGCCGGAGCCCGACGACACCACCGCGCCGGACGTGTCCGCGGCCGTGGCCGGCGACCAGAACCCCGACGGCGAGTACGTCGGGTCGGCGACCGTGACGATCACGGCGACCGACGCCGAGTCGGGCGTCGAGTCGATCGCGTACGCCCTGGACGGCGGCTCGTTCCAGCCGTACACGGCGCCGGTCGTGGTCTCGGCCGTCGGCGACCACGTCGTGCAGTACCGGGCGACCGACAACGCCGGCAACACCTCGCCGGTCGAGTCGGTGGCGTTCACCGTCGTCGAGCCGGAGCCGGACGACACCACCGCGCCGGAGACGTCTGCGGCCGTGACGGGCTCGCAGAACCCGGACGGCGACTACATCGCGTCCGCGACGGTGACGATCACGGCGTCGGACGCGCAGTCCGGCGTCGCGTCGATCGAGTACGACCTCGACGGCGCCGGCTTCACCGCCTACACGGCGCCGGTCGTGGTCTCGGCCGTCGGCGACCACGTCGTGCGGTACCGGGCCACGGACAACGCCGGCAACGTCGCGCCGGTCGAGTCGGTCTCGTTCACCGTCGTCGAGGTGGAGCCGGACGACACGACGCCGCCGGCGGTCTCCGGCGTGGTCTCGGGCGAGCAGAACGCGGACGGCGCCTACGTCGACTCCGCGACCGTGACCGTCACCGCGACGGACGCGGAGTCCGGCGTCGCGTCGGTCGTCTACTCGCTCGACGACGGGGCGTTCGTCCCGTACACCGCGCCGGTCGTCGTCGGCACCGTCGGCGAGCACACCGTCCGGTACCGGGCGACGGACAACGCCGGCAACGAGTCGGAAGTGGGGTCGGTGACGTTCACCGTCGTCGAGCGCGACGGCGACGCCTGCCCCGACTCCGACACCCGCCCGACGGTGGTCATCGGCGGCCTCGACTCGCTCGTGGCCAACGTCGACCGCGGTGACGGCTGCACCGTCAACGACCTCATCGACGACGAGGGCGAGTGGCCGAACCACGGCGCGTTCGTCCGGCACGTCACCGAGGTCGCGAACCAGCTGGTCACCGACGGCGTCATCACCAGCCGGGAGCGGGGCATGCTGACCCGCACCGCGGCCGCGTCCGACGTCGGCACCACGCCCCCGGCCGAGGCGGTGGCGGCCAAGGCGGCGGCCACGGCGGAGCCGGCCGAGCCGTCGATCGAGGAGGCGCTCGAGCACGCCGGGCACCACTAG
- a CDS encoding YhjD/YihY/BrkB family envelope integrity protein, translating to MEENEPIRAPAWLLHRWPGRIAITSAAGCVRIDVFDRAMTVAAQLFSSVLPILILFATWAGASASDATAEALRIPDESKAVLDDAVEGSSGAAFGVAGVLIVLISATSLSRAVTRAFTAVWSLPRPRNRLGSAWRWLAAVVGLALAIVVVRQLAAFADGLPQPRAWQSATAFAADTGVALFLPWVLLAGAVRPRLLLPGALLFAVTMIAVRPASAVWLPRALESSADRFGSIGVAFTYLAWLYVVAFCFLVTAVVGRVVATDDGWLGRRIRR from the coding sequence ATGGAGGAGAACGAGCCGATCCGGGCGCCCGCCTGGCTGTTGCACCGCTGGCCGGGGCGGATCGCGATCACCAGTGCGGCCGGGTGTGTGCGCATCGACGTGTTCGATCGGGCGATGACGGTGGCGGCGCAGCTGTTCAGCTCGGTGCTGCCGATCCTGATCCTGTTCGCGACGTGGGCCGGGGCGAGCGCGTCGGACGCGACGGCGGAGGCGTTGCGGATCCCGGACGAGTCGAAGGCGGTGCTGGACGACGCGGTGGAGGGGTCGTCGGGTGCGGCGTTCGGGGTGGCCGGTGTGCTGATCGTGCTGATCTCGGCGACCAGCCTGTCGCGCGCGGTGACGCGGGCGTTCACGGCGGTGTGGTCGCTGCCGCGGCCGCGCAACCGGCTCGGCTCGGCCTGGCGCTGGCTGGCCGCGGTCGTCGGGCTGGCGCTGGCGATCGTGGTGGTGCGGCAGCTGGCGGCGTTCGCCGACGGGCTGCCGCAGCCGCGGGCGTGGCAGTCGGCGACGGCGTTCGCGGCGGACACGGGTGTCGCGCTGTTCCTGCCGTGGGTGCTGCTGGCCGGCGCCGTGCGGCCGCGGCTGCTGCTGCCCGGCGCGCTGCTGTTCGCCGTGACGATGATCGCGGTCCGCCCCGCGTCGGCGGTGTGGCTGCCGCGGGCGCTGGAATCCAGCGCGGACCGGTTCGGCTCCATCGGCGTCGCGTTCACGTACCTGGCCTGGCTGTACGTGGTCGCGTTCTGCTTCCTCGTGACGGCGGTCGTCGGCCGGGTGGTGGCGACGGACGACGGGTGGCTGGGCCGGCGGATCCGGCGCTGA
- a CDS encoding nitronate monooxygenase family protein translates to MALATAFTDLFHVRHPIALAPMGGSAGGALAAAVSHAGGFGILGAAFGDREWLNREVPIVASRPGLPWGVGFLTWGIQDGAVEHVLEHGPRAVMLSFGDPTPYTERIRAAGAALILQVTDLEEARQAVDLGADVIVAQGTEAGGHGARRGRSTLSFVPVVVDLATPVPVLAAGGIADGRGVAAALALGAAGALIGTRFQATAEALVDPGIAQAIVDGSAEDTERSAILDLARGSDWPSRYLARTLGHPYLDRWRGRETDLARDAQARQDYQADVARGAIPPLPVWAGEGVDLITDLPSAGDLVATLATQAEDALARAARRPPPG, encoded by the coding sequence ATGGCCTTGGCGACGGCGTTCACGGACCTGTTCCACGTGCGGCACCCCATCGCGCTCGCGCCGATGGGCGGCTCGGCCGGCGGTGCGCTGGCCGCGGCCGTGTCGCACGCCGGCGGCTTCGGCATCCTCGGCGCCGCATTCGGCGACCGCGAGTGGCTGAACCGCGAGGTGCCGATCGTCGCGTCGCGGCCCGGACTGCCGTGGGGCGTCGGGTTTCTCACCTGGGGGATCCAGGACGGTGCGGTGGAGCACGTCCTGGAACACGGCCCGCGGGCCGTCATGCTGTCCTTCGGCGACCCCACCCCCTACACCGAGCGGATCCGCGCGGCCGGCGCGGCGCTGATCCTGCAGGTCACCGACCTCGAGGAGGCGAGGCAGGCGGTCGATCTCGGCGCCGACGTCATCGTGGCCCAGGGCACCGAGGCCGGCGGGCACGGTGCCCGGCGGGGACGATCCACGCTGTCGTTCGTGCCCGTCGTGGTCGACCTGGCGACACCGGTGCCGGTGCTGGCCGCCGGCGGCATCGCCGACGGCCGTGGCGTGGCAGCCGCTCTGGCCCTGGGCGCGGCCGGCGCGCTGATCGGCACCCGGTTCCAGGCGACGGCCGAGGCGCTGGTCGACCCCGGTATCGCCCAGGCGATCGTCGACGGCTCGGCCGAGGACACCGAGCGCAGCGCCATCCTGGACCTCGCCCGCGGCTCAGACTGGCCGTCGCGGTATCTGGCGCGCACGCTCGGCCACCCGTATCTCGACCGATGGCGCGGCCGCGAGACCGACCTCGCCCGCGACGCCCAGGCCCGGCAGGACTACCAGGCCGACGTCGCGCGCGGCGCGATTCCCCCACTCCCCGTCTGGGCCGGCGAGGGTGTCGACCTCATCACCGACCTCCCCTCCGCCGGCGACCTCGTCGCCACGCTGGCCACCCAGGCCGAGGACGCACTGGCCCGAGCGGCCCGCCGACCGCCGCCGGGGTAA